A part of Ammospiza caudacuta isolate bAmmCau1 chromosome 5, bAmmCau1.pri, whole genome shotgun sequence genomic DNA contains:
- the LOC131557941 gene encoding carboxypeptidase A1-like: METLLVFLALLGVSSTERLFVGDQVLRVMARKEEHITLLGVLGEQEELQVDFWRHPNSLGHPVDLRVPFPSLQGVKKFLDFHNFSYSIMIEDVQELLDEEKESMRRSRRVKRSSRMFDFASYHTIDEIYEWMDVLVEDHPKLVSKVQVGQSYEQRPLYVLKFSTGGSNRPAIWLDTGIHAREWITQATGVWTANKIAKEYGQDPSVTAILDSMDIFLEIVTNPDGFAFTHSSNRLWRKTRSINAGSRCVGVDPNRNWDAGFGGAGSSSNPCSEIYHGPHAHSEREVRAIVDFIRAHGNVKSVISIHSYSQMLLFPYGYRRAPAPDHQEMNELAKKAVSDLAAVFGTKYTYGSIANTIYMAGGTTIDWAYDNGVKYSFTLELRDSGRYGFLLPSSQIIPTATETWPALLDIMVHVLEHPY, translated from the exons ATGGAGACCCTCCTGGTCTTCCTCGCCCTCCTGGGGGTCAGCAGCACTGAGCGGCTCTTCGTGGG GGACCAGGTCCTGCGTGTCATGGCCAGGAAGGAGGAGCACATCACCCTGCTCGGGGTGCTGGgcgagcaggaggagctgcag gtggatttttggCGTCACCCCAACAGCCTTGGCCACCCCGTGGACCTGCGTGTGCCCTTCCCCAGCCTCCAAGGAGTCAAAAAATTCCTGGATTTCCATAATTTTTCCTATAGCATCATGATCGAGGATGTGCAG GAATTATTggatgaggaaaaggaaagcatGAGGAGGTCCAGGAGGGTGAAGAGAAGCTCCAGGATGTTTGATTTCGCCTCCTACCACACGATAGATGAG ATCTACGAGTGGATGGATGTCCTGGTGGAGGATCACCCCAAGCTGGTCAGCAAGGTCCAGGTGGGGCAGAGCTACGAGCAGCGGCCCCTGTACGTGCTGAAG TTCAGCACCGGGGGATCGAACCGCCCGGCCATCTGGCTGGACACCGGCATCCACGCGCGGGAATGGATCACCCAAGCCACCGGCGTCTGGACGGCCAACAAG ATCGCCAAGGAATACGGGCAGGACCCCTCTGTCACGGCCATCCTGGACAGCATGGACATCTTCCTGGAGATTGTCACCAACCCTGACGGCTTTGCCTTCACCCACAGCTCT AACCGCCTGTGGCGCAAGACCAGGTCCATCAACGCTGGATCCCGCTGCGTGGGAGTGGATCCCAACAGAAATTGGGATGCTGGGTTTGGAG gtgccGGCTCCAGCAGCAATCCCTGCTCTGAGATCTATCATGGCCCTCACGCCCACTCCGAGCGGGAAGTGAGAGCCATCGTGGATTTCATCCGCGCCCACGGGAACGTCAAATCCGTCATCTCCATCCACAGCTACTCCCAGATGCTGCTCTTCCCCTACGGATACAGGAGGGCGCCCGCGCCCGACCACCAGGAAATG AATGAACTGGCCAAGAAGGCCGTGAGCGACTTGGCCGCCGTGTTTGGGACAAAATACACCTACGGCAGCATCGCCAACACCATCT acaTGGCAGGAGGCACCACCATCGACTGGGCCTATGACAACGGGGTGAAATATTCCTTCACCTTGGAGCTGAGGGACTCGGGGCGCTACGGattcctcctgcccagctcccagatCATCCCCACTGCCACCGAGACGTGGCCGGCGCTCCTGGACATCATGGTCCACGTCCTGGAGCACCCATactga
- the LOC131557993 gene encoding carboxypeptidase A1-like → MRLLVLLAALVAVATCTETFFGHQVLRVVPQSDEELQKVQELQDLEHLQLDFWLEPRKLGLPVDIRVPFRSLQAVKVHLEASGVSYSIMIEDVQIYNFMDMLVAENPNLVSKLEIGRSTENRPLYVLKFSTGGTNRPAIWIDTGIHSREWVTQASGVWFAKKIVEDHANNEGVASILETMDIFLEIVTNPDGFAYTHTKNRMWRKTRSKHAGAICVGVDPNRNWDAGFGDAGASSSSCSETYHGPYPNSEPEVKSIVDFVKSHGNIKAFVSIHSYSQLLLYPYGYTETPAPDEQELHEVSAKAVAALSSLYGTKFTYGSIITTIYRASGSTVDWTYNQGIKYSFTFELRDTGRYGFLLPAKQIVPTAQETWLALKVIMEHARDNMY, encoded by the exons ATGAGGCTCCTCGtgctcctggctgccctggTGGCAGTGGCCACCTGCACCGAGACCTTCTTTGG GCACCAGGTGCTGCGTGTCGTCCCCCAGAGCgatgaggagctgcagaaggtgcaggagctgcaggacctGGAGCATCTGCAG CTGGATTTCTGGCTGGAGCCCCGCAAGCTCGGCCTGCCTGTGGACATCCGCGTGCCTTTCCGCAGCCTGCAGGCCGTCAAAGTCCACCTGGAGGCCTCTGGGGTCTCCTATTCCATCATGATCGAGGATGTGCAG ATCTACAACTTCATGGACATGCTGGTGGCCGAGAACCCCAACCTGGTGAGCAAGCTGGAGATTGGCCGCTCGACTGAGAACCGTCCCCTCTACGTGCTCAAG TTCAGCACAGGGGGCACGAACCGCCCGGCCATCTGGATCGACACCGGCATCCACTCCCGCGAGTGGGTGACACAGGCCAGCGGCGTCTGGTTTGCCAAGAAG ATTGTCGAGGATCATGCAAATAACGAAGGAGTGGCCTCCATCCTGGAGACGATGGACATCTTCCTGGAGATTGTCACCAACCCGGATGGCTTTGCCTACACCCACACCAAG AACCGCATGTGGCGCAAGACCAGGTCCAAGCACGCGGGCGCCATCTGTGTCGGAGTAGATCCCAACCGCAACTGGGACGCAGGTTTTGGAG ATGCCGGAGCCAGCTCAAGCTCCTGCTCAGAGACGTACCACGGACCCTACCCCAACTCGGAGCCCGAGGTGAAATCCATCGTGGACTTTGTGAAGAGCCATGGCAACATCAAGGCTTTCGTCTCCATCCACAGctattcccagctcctgctctacCCCTACGGCTACACCGAGACCCCGGCACCAGATGAGCAGGAACTG CACGAGGTTTCTGCCAAGGCCGTGGCAGCTCTGTCCTCCCTGTATGGCACCAAGTTCACCTACGGCAGCATCATCACCACCATCT ACAGAGCCAGTGGATCGACCGTGGACTGGACCTACAACCAGGGGATCAAATATTCCTTCACCTTCGAGCTGCGGGACACGGGGCGTTACGGGTTCCTGCTGCCCGCCAAGCAGATCGTCCCCACCGCCCAGGAGACCTGGCTGGCGCTGAAGGTCATCATGGAGCACGCCAGGGACAACATGtactga